The proteins below come from a single Streptococcus hyointestinalis genomic window:
- a CDS encoding ABC transporter ATP-binding protein, with protein MTVIEVNHLVCSFHEKTALDDISFEVNEGEIFGFLGPSGAGKTTTINILTGQLTPKSGTALVLGKESSQLVADDMVNLGIMSDTVGFYEKMSLYQNLAFFARFHRVPMERLEALLRRLDLWESRKTRAEKLSTGMRQRMFLIRAILHEPKIVFLDEPTSGLDPVMSQKVHELLLELKENGMTIFLTTHDMQEATMLCDKLALLHRGRICEYGSPQDILERYRDDDRVEVRMLSGEVKLVPQEDVGLYLGKAASIHSLEPTLESVFIQVTGERFDDK; from the coding sequence ATGACTGTTATAGAGGTAAATCATCTGGTGTGCAGCTTTCATGAAAAGACTGCTTTAGATGACATCAGTTTTGAGGTGAATGAGGGCGAGATTTTTGGCTTTCTAGGTCCGTCTGGTGCAGGAAAGACAACGACAATCAATATCCTAACAGGTCAACTGACGCCTAAGAGCGGCACAGCTCTTGTGCTTGGAAAAGAGTCTAGTCAGCTCGTCGCAGATGATATGGTCAACTTAGGTATTATGAGTGATACGGTTGGTTTTTATGAAAAGATGAGCTTGTACCAAAACCTAGCCTTTTTTGCACGTTTTCATAGGGTGCCAATGGAGCGCTTGGAGGCTTTGCTTAGACGTCTTGATTTGTGGGAGAGTCGAAAGACCAGAGCGGAGAAGTTATCCACAGGAATGCGGCAGCGCATGTTTCTCATCCGAGCGATTTTACATGAGCCAAAGATTGTCTTTTTAGATGAGCCAACGTCAGGCTTAGACCCTGTCATGTCTCAAAAGGTACATGAGCTTCTCCTCGAGCTTAAGGAAAATGGCATGACGATTTTTTTGACCACTCATGACATGCAAGAAGCGACAATGCTCTGTGATAAGCTGGCGCTGCTGCACCGTGGGCGTATCTGTGAGTATGGCAGCCCTCAGGACATTTTAGAGCGTTATCGTGATGATGACAGAGTGGAGGTGCGCATGCTCTCTGGTGAGGTTAAGCTCGTTCCTCAAGAAGATGTCGGGCTTTATCTTGGGAAAGCCGCTAGCATTCACAGCTTAGAGCCAACCCTTGAGAGTGTTTTCATTCAGGTGACAGGAGAGAGATTCGATGACAAATAG
- a CDS encoding DUF2207 domain-containing protein yields the protein MKKGIVYLVSAMLLFLMPSVLADDVEYSIPDYKGELRIHQDNSADFKQQISYQFDTDYNGQIVTLGTDRMPEGFSVDKEPKVSAVIFRNGKKRSAKVHWELTKEEAGYKLKIYNKGYEDDKVTVTVSWHLKNMLYAYQDIAELRWLPITNWDVSLENVRFSVSTDKAVKDSKLWGHLGAFTPSLQASLTDKTYTLTRKNVDGKLELHGYWDRSYLTSVAHPIASKRKAIILKQEKLLVKQYQEKLTRFGKEIPVIILVAGAVGLIFLVVFVWRINRFARFEKHDRLYEVPEDLSPLLVANSVYATTLEDAQNGNSSDISFTNLAQATILDLIDRKVLSYDGHELSFDKLERATDYELDFLKLAFGDAEVKTVKTLFSDYAYDYDKTLARLEKRYSGSQLEDEMKKSSRSISRLLNERTAAVDRDVDSELAAKGIDSPYRDLTNRETLASYLIYIWAFSFGLVSLCLFAYILMTLPQLWPAYAYLVVLALGYAGLVYHLMKPLQTKGVVTKEGAYRLYQWHSFKQMLLAVKTFERAELESIVVWNRILVYATLFGYADKVEKALRVHGMRLPDSFATVTFSDFNYAFALSASHYTASVTGVASASSFSLPASSGTGVSGGFTGGGGGGGGGAF from the coding sequence ATGAAAAAAGGGATTGTTTATTTAGTGAGCGCTATGTTGCTCTTTCTCATGCCTAGTGTTTTGGCAGATGATGTGGAGTACAGTATTCCAGATTATAAGGGAGAGTTGCGCATTCATCAGGATAATAGCGCAGACTTTAAGCAGCAAATCAGCTATCAGTTTGATACCGACTATAACGGTCAGATTGTCACTCTAGGAACAGACAGAATGCCAGAGGGCTTTAGTGTCGACAAAGAGCCAAAAGTGTCTGCTGTTATTTTCAGAAATGGCAAGAAAAGGTCTGCCAAAGTCCACTGGGAATTAACAAAGGAGGAGGCTGGCTACAAGCTCAAAATCTACAATAAAGGCTATGAGGACGACAAGGTCACAGTCACGGTGAGCTGGCATTTAAAGAACATGCTCTATGCTTATCAGGACATAGCGGAGCTGAGGTGGCTACCGATTACGAACTGGGATGTATCTCTAGAGAATGTGCGTTTTAGCGTTTCAACAGACAAAGCGGTCAAGGACAGCAAGCTCTGGGGGCATTTGGGTGCGTTTACACCAAGTTTACAGGCAAGCTTGACCGATAAGACCTACACTCTTACACGAAAAAATGTCGATGGCAAGCTGGAGTTGCATGGGTATTGGGATAGGAGCTACTTGACAAGTGTGGCTCATCCGATTGCAAGTAAGCGTAAAGCCATTATCCTAAAGCAAGAGAAACTGCTGGTCAAGCAATACCAAGAAAAGTTGACACGTTTTGGAAAAGAGATTCCAGTGATTATCCTTGTGGCAGGCGCTGTGGGTCTTATCTTTCTTGTGGTCTTTGTCTGGCGTATCAACCGCTTTGCTCGCTTTGAAAAGCATGACAGGCTCTATGAGGTGCCTGAAGACCTCTCGCCTCTGCTGGTCGCAAATAGTGTCTATGCAACGACACTTGAGGACGCCCAAAACGGCAATTCCAGTGACATCAGCTTTACCAATCTTGCTCAAGCAACCATACTAGATTTGATTGACCGCAAGGTTTTAAGCTATGATGGGCATGAGCTTTCTTTTGACAAGCTAGAGCGTGCTACGGATTATGAGCTAGACTTTCTCAAGCTTGCCTTTGGTGACGCCGAGGTCAAGACGGTTAAGACTCTCTTTTCAGACTATGCTTATGACTATGACAAGACCCTAGCTCGCTTAGAAAAACGCTACAGTGGCAGTCAGCTGGAGGATGAGATGAAAAAAAGCTCACGCTCTATCTCTCGTTTGCTCAATGAGCGCACAGCTGCTGTTGACAGGGATGTTGATTCTGAGCTTGCAGCTAAAGGCATTGACTCGCCTTACCGTGATTTGACTAATCGTGAGACCCTAGCGAGCTACCTTATCTACATTTGGGCTTTTAGCTTTGGCTTAGTTAGTCTTTGTCTCTTTGCTTATATTTTGATGACACTGCCACAGCTTTGGCCAGCTTATGCTTATTTAGTGGTCTTGGCGCTTGGTTATGCGGGGCTTGTGTATCACTTGATGAAGCCTCTTCAGACTAAAGGTGTAGTGACCAAGGAGGGCGCTTATAGGCTTTATCAATGGCACAGCTTTAAGCAAATGCTTTTAGCGGTCAAAACCTTTGAGCGTGCAGAGCTTGAGAGTATCGTTGTTTGGAACCGTATCTTGGTCTATGCGACTCTGTTTGGCTACGCTGACAAGGTTGAAAAGGCACTGCGTGTTCATGGTATGCGCTTGCCAGATAGTTTTGCTACTGTTACATTTTCAGATTTCAACTATGCCTTTGCCCTATCAGCCAGCCATTATACCGCAAGTGTTACAGGCGTTGCGTCCGCTTCAAGCTTTAGTTTGCCAGCAAGTTCAGGAACTGGGGTTTCTGGTGGCTTTACCGGCGGAGGTGGCGGTGGAGGCGGAGGCGCCTTCTAG
- a CDS encoding undecaprenyl-diphosphate phosphatase, whose protein sequence is MLLLELLKAILFGIVEGITEWLPVSSTGHLLLLQEFVNLKQSASFMEMFNIVIQLGAILAVMVIYFERLNPFQPGKSAKEIRLTWQLWLKVVIACIPSIVIAVPFDNWFEEHFTSLFTIALALIVYGIAFIWIEKRNQDVVPEVTSLARMPYKTAFWIGCFQVLSIIPGTSRSGATILGAIIVGTSRSVAADFTFFLAIPTMFGYSGLKMVKFFLDGNHLTFNQVLILLAASITAFIVSLYAIRFLTSYVKKHDFTVFGKYRIILGTLIILYLILKMVVA, encoded by the coding sequence ATGTTACTGCTTGAATTATTGAAAGCTATCCTCTTTGGGATTGTTGAGGGGATTACGGAGTGGTTGCCAGTATCAAGTACAGGGCACTTGCTGCTGCTGCAGGAGTTCGTCAACCTCAAACAATCAGCTAGCTTTATGGAGATGTTCAATATCGTTATCCAGCTGGGAGCTATTCTAGCGGTTATGGTCATTTACTTTGAACGTCTCAATCCCTTTCAGCCCGGCAAGTCAGCAAAGGAAATTCGTCTGACTTGGCAGCTCTGGCTCAAGGTGGTGATTGCCTGCATTCCATCCATTGTGATTGCAGTACCCTTTGACAACTGGTTTGAAGAGCACTTTACATCGCTGTTTACCATTGCTCTTGCATTGATTGTCTACGGGATTGCTTTTATCTGGATTGAAAAGCGCAATCAAGATGTCGTCCCAGAGGTGACCTCACTTGCTCGCATGCCTTATAAGACAGCTTTTTGGATTGGGTGTTTTCAGGTTTTGAGTATCATCCCTGGGACAAGCCGTTCAGGAGCTACGATTTTAGGGGCGATTATCGTAGGCACTAGTCGTTCTGTGGCTGCTGACTTCACCTTTTTCCTTGCCATTCCGACCATGTTTGGCTACAGTGGCCTTAAAATGGTCAAGTTTTTCCTTGACGGCAATCACCTGACTTTTAACCAAGTTTTGATTTTACTAGCTGCAAGTATCACAGCCTTTATCGTCAGCTTGTATGCTATTCGTTTCTTGACAAGCTATGTCAAAAAGCACGATTTCACCGTTTTTGGGAAATACCGTATCATCCTAGGAACACTTATCATCCTCTACCTAATCCTTAAAATGGTAGTAGCCTAA
- the mecA gene encoding adaptor protein MecA — protein MEMKQISETTLKITISMEDLADRGMELKDFLLPQEKTEEFFYSVMDELDLPDNFKNSGMLSFRVTPRKDRIDVFVTKSEIDKDLNFDDLAEFGDVSQMSPEEFFKTLEKTMQSKGDTQAHEKLEQLEQMMEEALEGEATREPEALDGPETDYVHYVFFFPKLEDAISFSKAVDFETEASELYKEQDGYYMTVLLDIKDQPSYYANLMYARLLEHASQSKKTRAYLQEHGVQLIVDDAISRLQLIKMG, from the coding sequence ATGGAAATGAAACAAATTAGTGAAACAACACTGAAAATTACAATCAGTATGGAAGATTTAGCAGATCGTGGCATGGAGTTGAAGGACTTTCTTTTGCCGCAGGAAAAGACAGAGGAGTTTTTCTACAGTGTCATGGATGAGCTAGACTTGCCAGATAATTTTAAAAACAGCGGTATGCTCAGTTTTCGAGTGACTCCACGAAAAGACCGCATTGATGTCTTTGTGACCAAGTCTGAGATTGACAAGGACTTAAACTTTGATGATTTAGCGGAGTTTGGCGATGTATCACAGATGTCACCAGAGGAATTTTTCAAAACGCTTGAGAAAACCATGCAATCAAAAGGCGATACACAAGCGCATGAAAAGCTCGAACAGCTCGAGCAGATGATGGAAGAGGCTTTAGAGGGTGAGGCAACTAGAGAGCCAGAAGCTCTTGATGGGCCAGAAACAGACTATGTGCATTACGTTTTCTTCTTTCCAAAACTTGAAGATGCTATTAGCTTTTCAAAAGCTGTGGACTTTGAGACAGAAGCGTCTGAGCTCTACAAGGAGCAGGATGGCTATTACATGACGGTTTTATTGGACATCAAAGACCAGCCAAGCTACTATGCTAATCTCATGTATGCTAGGTTACTTGAGCATGCTAGTCAGTCCAAGAAAACACGTGCTTACTTGCAAGAGCACGGTGTGCAGTTGATTGTTGATGACGCTATTAGCCGTTTACAGTTGATTAAGATGGGATAA